One stretch of Methanocellales archaeon DNA includes these proteins:
- the hisA gene encoding 1-(5-phosphoribosyl)-5-[(5-phosphoribosylamino)methylideneamino]imidazole-4-carboxamide isomerase: protein MKFEVIPAVDIKDGKCVQLVQGVPSNVSWSGNDPIGMAMQWVDEGAKTLHLIDLDGAFEGKRRNAPLIEQIIERCPAKIQVGGGIRSYDSARALLDIGADRIILGTAAIEDGSLVQKLASEYGSERIMVSLDAKSGEVMVEGWKKGSGLKSTEVGLRFQKLGAGFILFTNIDVEGLLQGVNPAPIKELVEVVDIPVIASGGISSIEDLIEIKNTSAVGAVIGTALYKGNLTLKEAMKVTK from the coding sequence GTGAAATTTGAAGTGATTCCTGCAGTGGACATAAAGGATGGGAAGTGCGTTCAACTCGTACAAGGCGTGCCCAGCAACGTTTCTTGGAGTGGCAACGATCCCATCGGAATGGCCATGCAATGGGTCGATGAGGGTGCCAAGACACTGCACCTGATAGACCTGGATGGTGCTTTCGAAGGAAAAAGAAGAAATGCACCCTTGATTGAACAGATAATAGAACGATGTCCTGCAAAGATCCAAGTTGGTGGGGGCATCCGATCATACGACTCTGCAAGAGCCCTACTTGACATCGGTGCTGATAGGATAATATTGGGGACTGCCGCAATAGAGGATGGCTCTCTCGTGCAAAAATTGGCAAGTGAATATGGTAGTGAACGCATCATGGTCTCATTGGATGCGAAGAGTGGTGAGGTCATGGTCGAGGGTTGGAAAAAAGGCTCTGGTCTCAAATCAACGGAGGTAGGCCTAAGGTTCCAAAAACTTGGCGCAGGATTCATCTTATTTACAAACATAGATGTAGAAGGGCTATTGCAAGGCGTGAACCCGGCGCCGATCAAGGAGTTAGTTGAGGTGGTAGATATCCCCGTAATCGCATCTGGGGGCATCTCATCTATTGAGGATCTGATTGAAATTAAAAACACCAGTGCTGTTGGCGCAGTGATTGGAACAGCACTTTATAAGGGTAATTTAACGCTAAAGGAGGCAATGAAGGTGACAAAATGA
- the hisB gene encoding imidazoleglycerol-phosphate dehydratase HisB: MRRTKVERKTKETDIKVDLNIDGKGECNISTGLKFFDHLLSSFAVHGKFDLNLTASGDDEHHIIEDVGIVLGHALKKSLIEKEVIYRFGHAIVPMDDSLAIVAIDLSGRGYLVFNAKFSAEKIGDTSTEMIKHFLEAFVSNASININVRVEGENDHHKGEALFKSLALALNEATRIDQRGKSAPSTKGMLYG, translated from the coding sequence ATGAGAAGAACCAAGGTAGAAAGAAAGACGAAGGAGACTGACATCAAAGTCGATCTAAACATAGATGGAAAAGGGGAATGCAACATAAGCACAGGCCTAAAATTTTTCGATCACTTGCTTTCAAGCTTTGCCGTTCATGGAAAATTTGACCTTAACCTCACAGCATCAGGGGATGACGAGCACCATATAATAGAGGATGTTGGCATAGTGTTGGGCCATGCTTTAAAAAAGTCCCTGATCGAGAAAGAGGTTATATACAGATTTGGACATGCAATCGTTCCAATGGACGACTCTTTGGCAATAGTTGCAATTGACCTAAGCGGTAGAGGCTATCTGGTGTTCAATGCTAAATTTTCGGCAGAGAAAATAGGGGATACCAGCACAGAGATGATTAAACACTTCTTAGAGGCATTTGTCAGTAATGCGAGCATAAACATAAATGTGCGAGTTGAGGGGGAAAACGACCACCACAAGGGAGAGGCATTATTCAAATCCTTGGCGTTGGCACTAAATGAAGCCACGAGAATCGACCAACGAGGAAAAAGCGCCCCAAGCACAAAAGGAATGTTGTATGGGTAA
- the metG gene encoding methionine--tRNA ligase, which yields MKPRESTNEEKAPQAQKECCMGKRVLVTTAWPYANGPLHLGHLAGSCLPADIFARYNRMMGNETRMVSGTDEHGTPISMRAEVEGRSPKGIVDNYHERIKRSLYDVGCSYDLFTRTTTRNHRETAQDFFLKLLEHDFIYEKAMDMLYCPKCNKSLPDRYVEGKCPKCGSEGARGDQCDACGRTLDTTELINPYCKSCGTTPEMRETRHYFFRLTAFQDRLLSWIKTKKDLWRPNVYKFTINWLKEGVEDRPITRDLKWGVPVPIKGEEDKVIYVWFEAVIGYISATKQYFAEQGKSDAWRVWWEDPDTETYYFIGKDNIPFHTIIWPAMLLGYEGLNIPTNVIGNEFLNLEGDKFSTSKNYAVWLDEYLEHFDPDPLRYYLSINMPESKDANFTWDEFQRRNNEELVSTFGNFAHRVLSFIEKFHDGIIPEPYDLDEKDLSVLKEIELAVDVTDNFLQNCEFKKAIARVMKLASFGNQYFNEKEPWKDKAMSKTTLHLSACIIKALAILMAPFLPFSAQRLWSMLGYESSVHEQRLQSAKNPIESQPVRDVKPLFRIIEGDEIAEQKTKLDR from the coding sequence ATGAAGCCACGAGAATCGACCAACGAGGAAAAAGCGCCCCAAGCACAAAAGGAATGTTGTATGGGTAAGAGAGTACTGGTAACGACAGCATGGCCCTATGCAAACGGACCTTTGCACTTGGGACACTTAGCAGGTTCGTGTCTGCCGGCGGATATCTTTGCCAGGTATAACCGGATGATGGGAAACGAAACACGGATGGTTTCCGGGACGGACGAGCATGGAACACCCATATCCATGCGTGCAGAGGTAGAGGGGCGTTCTCCCAAAGGGATAGTTGATAATTATCATGAGAGAATCAAGCGTTCTCTATATGATGTGGGCTGTTCATATGATCTATTCACTAGGACGACGACCAGGAACCATCGTGAAACGGCCCAGGATTTCTTTCTTAAATTGCTTGAGCATGACTTTATCTACGAAAAGGCCATGGATATGCTATATTGCCCCAAGTGCAACAAGTCCTTACCAGACAGATATGTGGAGGGCAAGTGCCCCAAGTGTGGCTCAGAGGGTGCCAGAGGGGATCAATGCGATGCGTGTGGTAGGACTCTTGACACCACGGAATTGATCAATCCCTATTGCAAGAGTTGTGGTACTACGCCAGAGATGCGTGAGACCAGGCATTACTTCTTTCGATTAACTGCATTTCAGGATAGGCTGCTGAGTTGGATAAAGACCAAGAAAGATCTTTGGAGACCGAATGTCTATAAATTTACGATCAATTGGCTGAAAGAGGGAGTAGAGGACAGGCCCATAACTCGTGACCTCAAATGGGGGGTCCCGGTCCCTATCAAGGGTGAAGAGGACAAAGTCATCTATGTCTGGTTTGAGGCTGTCATTGGATATATCTCAGCGACAAAACAATACTTTGCTGAACAAGGCAAATCAGACGCATGGAGGGTTTGGTGGGAGGATCCGGATACGGAAACTTATTATTTCATTGGAAAGGATAACATACCTTTCCATACCATTATATGGCCTGCCATGTTGTTAGGCTACGAAGGACTGAACATCCCCACAAATGTCATAGGCAACGAGTTCCTCAATCTAGAAGGGGATAAATTTTCGACGAGCAAGAACTACGCCGTCTGGTTAGACGAATACCTAGAGCATTTCGATCCAGACCCACTGCGATACTATCTTTCCATCAATATGCCGGAATCCAAGGATGCGAATTTTACTTGGGATGAATTTCAACGCAGAAATAACGAAGAACTTGTGTCCACATTTGGTAACTTTGCGCACAGAGTACTATCATTTATTGAAAAATTCCACGATGGAATCATTCCAGAGCCTTATGATCTCGATGAAAAAGACCTTTCTGTGCTAAAAGAGATCGAGCTAGCGGTGGATGTTACCGACAACTTCCTTCAGAATTGCGAGTTTAAGAAGGCCATAGCAAGGGTCATGAAGCTTGCCTCATTTGGCAACCAATATTTCAATGAAAAGGAGCCTTGGAAAGATAAGGCGATGAGCAAAACAACGCTTCATTTAAGCGCTTGCATCATAAAAGCCTTGGCAATCTTGATGGCTCCGTTCCTACCCTTCTCTGCACAGAGACTTTGGAGTATGCTGGGTTATGAAAGCTCCGTACATGAACAGCGATTGCAATCTGCCAAGAATCCTATCGAATCTCAGCCTGTAAGGGATGTGAAGCCGTTGTTCCGGATAATTGAGGGCGATGAAATTGCAGAGCAAAAGACAAAGCTGGATAGATGA
- a CDS encoding TIM barrel protein has translation MIQMGIAGIPRAKKGKGIDAGIRYLAEIKLDAMEIQFVRGIFMDSEAAKRVGETAKEVGIKLSVHAPYYVNLAGSKETIEKSKKFIINSALRAIEMNANIVVLHPGYYSKKENTFELVKSACEEIKDKIEKKVLLGIETAGRKSQFGTLDEIIKITSEVEGTKPVLDFGHIHARGNGSLKSKSDFEGVLSRFDHDEFHIHFSGVEYEDGNERKHIPVDDEPNFEPLAEALIEGSYDATVICESPLLEVDALKMKEVINAKIKG, from the coding sequence ATGATTCAGATGGGTATAGCTGGAATCCCCCGGGCTAAAAAGGGAAAAGGAATAGATGCTGGCATCAGATATCTTGCTGAGATCAAATTGGATGCCATGGAGATTCAGTTCGTCAGGGGCATTTTTATGGATAGCGAGGCTGCAAAGAGAGTTGGTGAAACTGCAAAAGAGGTGGGTATCAAACTTTCAGTACATGCACCCTATTATGTTAACCTCGCTGGGAGCAAAGAGACCATCGAAAAAAGCAAAAAATTCATCATTAATTCCGCTCTAAGGGCTATCGAGATGAATGCGAATATAGTGGTTCTCCATCCGGGATATTATTCGAAAAAAGAAAACACGTTTGAATTGGTAAAGAGCGCTTGTGAGGAGATCAAGGACAAAATAGAAAAGAAAGTACTTCTTGGCATTGAGACAGCCGGGCGGAAAAGTCAGTTTGGCACCCTTGATGAGATCATCAAGATCACATCTGAGGTTGAAGGAACAAAACCAGTGCTGGATTTCGGCCACATCCACGCCAGGGGTAACGGCTCGTTAAAAAGCAAAAGTGATTTCGAGGGAGTGCTTAGTAGATTTGATCATGATGAGTTCCACATCCATTTTAGCGGAGTGGAATATGAGGATGGAAATGAGAGAAAACACATACCTGTGGATGACGAGCCAAACTTTGAACCCCTAGCAGAGGCTTTAATAGAAGGGAGCTACGATGCCACGGTGATTTGTGAATCACCTTTATTAGAGGTGGATGCCTTGAAGATGAAGGAGGTCATTAATGCCAAAATCAAAGGATGA
- the hxlB gene encoding 6-phospho-3-hexuloisomerase: MPKSKDENQSTVRSAMKMMSTHIIDAAEDLKDDTIKEVIDQLLSAKKIFLLGVGRSGLVGKAFAMRLMHLGFRVFVVGETITPSVEKGDLLVVISGSGETQSVVDLAQIGKDLGAKIILVTSNPNSTAASYADILITLGKRVKTDDMDYLERQVRGAHRSLAPLGTLFEITSMVFLDGIIAALMEITKKGEGDLKLKHATLE; encoded by the coding sequence ATGCCAAAATCAAAGGATGAAAATCAGAGCACAGTCAGGTCAGCGATGAAGATGATGAGTACCCATATCATTGATGCAGCTGAGGATTTAAAAGATGACACAATAAAAGAGGTGATCGATCAACTTCTCAGCGCAAAAAAGATCTTTTTGCTGGGCGTCGGTCGCTCAGGCTTGGTTGGCAAAGCATTCGCAATGAGGCTGATGCATCTGGGATTTCGTGTGTTCGTGGTGGGGGAGACCATAACCCCCTCTGTGGAAAAAGGCGACCTCTTGGTGGTCATCTCTGGTTCAGGTGAAACCCAATCCGTGGTCGACTTAGCCCAAATTGGAAAGGACCTAGGAGCGAAGATTATTTTGGTCACATCAAACCCCAATTCAACAGCGGCAAGTTATGCCGATATATTGATCACATTAGGGAAAAGGGTCAAGACGGATGATATGGACTACCTAGAAAGACAAGTAAGGGGGGCGCATAGATCATTGGCACCCCTAGGTACGTTATTTGAGATCACTTCCATGGTCTTTTTGGATGGAATCATCGCTGCTTTGATGGAAATCACCAAGAAGGGAGAAGGGGATCTCAAACTAAAACATGCGACCTTGGAGTGA
- a CDS encoding M42 family metallopeptidase, which yields MKEIKDLLEKLSNAHGTSGYEGNIRTIVEEEIHPYVDEIRTDKLGNLIATKKGAAPSIMLAAHMDEIGLMVKYVDDEGFIKFVKVGGWFDQTLLNQRVILHTEKGMITGVIGSKPPHVMKEEDKKKVVNAEDMFIDVGATSKKDAKKLGIMEGTSITMDREFRPLANDMVTGKAFDDRVGLVMLIEALKRTDGRVTVHAVGTVQEEVGLKGAKTSAFGLGPDVAIATDVAIAGDNPGIEKKDSSIEIGKGPSITVLDGSGRGLITSEPVLKWLKRTAESNKIPYQLEVSSGGTTDATAIQLTKAGIPSGTISLPARYIHSPVEVISLKDLDRCAELIARAIETVDGYFWGI from the coding sequence ATGAAGGAAATAAAAGATTTGTTGGAAAAACTGTCAAATGCTCATGGCACCTCTGGGTATGAGGGAAATATCAGGACCATCGTTGAGGAGGAGATCCATCCATATGTCGATGAGATCAGGACGGATAAACTTGGAAATCTCATTGCTACTAAGAAAGGTGCAGCGCCATCTATCATGCTTGCTGCCCACATGGATGAGATAGGCTTGATGGTCAAATATGTGGATGATGAGGGCTTTATCAAATTTGTCAAGGTTGGCGGCTGGTTTGATCAGACCTTGCTCAACCAACGCGTCATACTTCACACAGAAAAAGGGATGATAACAGGCGTCATAGGATCAAAGCCGCCCCATGTTATGAAAGAGGAGGATAAGAAAAAGGTAGTCAATGCAGAGGACATGTTCATCGATGTCGGGGCGACGAGTAAAAAGGATGCAAAAAAATTGGGCATAATGGAGGGCACATCGATCACCATGGACAGGGAGTTCCGACCGCTGGCAAATGATATGGTTACTGGCAAAGCTTTCGACGATAGGGTAGGGCTGGTGATGTTGATTGAAGCCCTAAAGCGAACAGATGGTAGGGTGACAGTGCATGCAGTCGGGACCGTTCAAGAGGAGGTTGGATTAAAGGGCGCGAAGACATCTGCCTTTGGATTGGGACCAGACGTTGCGATTGCAACTGATGTCGCCATTGCCGGAGATAACCCCGGCATAGAGAAAAAAGATTCTTCCATAGAAATTGGCAAAGGGCCTTCAATAACGGTCTTGGATGGGTCCGGGCGCGGACTCATTACATCCGAACCTGTGCTAAAATGGCTTAAAAGGACAGCTGAGAGCAACAAAATTCCGTATCAGTTAGAAGTATCCAGCGGAGGAACGACAGATGCGACTGCAATTCAGCTAACAAAGGCAGGCATCCCTTCCGGAACGATAAGCCTACCAGCAAGATATATCCACTCGCCAGTCGAGGTGATAAGCCTAAAAGACCTAGATCGATGTGCAGAACTGATTGCACGCGCCATAGAGACGGTTGACGGGTACTTTTGGGGTATTTAG
- a CDS encoding L-threonylcarbamoyladenylate synthase, protein MSEERKPLVLKVDSEEPEIGKIRIAADVIRNGGLVAFPTETVYGLGADALNAEAVASIFRAKNRPVDNPLIVHVADREEVYKLMKDIPVKAEELMDFFWPGPLTLVLKKSEIVPYVTTGGLETVALRMPDHRVPLALIAESGMPIAAPSANPAGKPSPTNARHVMEDLGAKVDIILDGGPTRVGVESTVLDLTASKPRILRPGGITAEELVDVLGDADLAGIKMEVEVALSPGMKHKHYAPSSDMIVVEGEDFDILTRKVQELADEHRRKGKRVGIMAMSESPRYDADIVKVAGSRADLRTVARNLFEILRGFDEAKVDMIIVEGVETKGIGLAIMDRLERAAGYRVLRV, encoded by the coding sequence ATGTCAGAAGAGCGCAAACCCTTGGTACTAAAAGTAGACTCCGAAGAGCCAGAAATAGGTAAAATTCGTATCGCTGCGGACGTAATCAGGAATGGAGGCTTGGTTGCCTTTCCTACCGAGACGGTGTACGGTCTTGGAGCGGATGCTCTCAACGCGGAAGCGGTTGCCAGCATATTCAGGGCCAAAAACCGACCAGTGGACAACCCCCTTATAGTGCATGTTGCTGACAGGGAAGAGGTTTACAAGCTGATGAAAGACATTCCAGTGAAGGCAGAGGAGTTAATGGACTTTTTTTGGCCTGGTCCGTTGACGCTTGTCCTAAAAAAATCTGAGATCGTGCCCTATGTGACCACCGGCGGCTTAGAGACGGTAGCCCTAAGAATGCCTGATCACCGGGTGCCCCTTGCCCTCATAGCTGAATCTGGAATGCCAATTGCAGCACCAAGTGCCAATCCTGCTGGAAAGCCCAGCCCAACCAATGCAAGACATGTTATGGAGGACTTAGGGGCTAAGGTGGATATAATACTTGATGGGGGTCCAACGAGGGTGGGGGTGGAATCCACAGTTCTTGATCTGACCGCTTCTAAGCCAAGGATATTAAGACCTGGGGGCATCACCGCTGAAGAGCTAGTGGATGTGTTGGGAGATGCTGATCTAGCTGGGATAAAAATGGAAGTGGAGGTTGCCCTATCTCCGGGAATGAAACACAAGCATTATGCACCCAGCTCAGATATGATCGTGGTAGAGGGGGAGGATTTTGACATCCTCACAAGAAAGGTTCAGGAACTCGCAGATGAGCACAGGCGGAAGGGAAAAAGAGTGGGAATAATGGCAATGAGCGAAAGCCCCAGATACGATGCAGACATCGTTAAAGTTGCCGGTAGCAGGGCTGATCTGAGGACGGTTGCTAGAAATTTGTTTGAAATTCTCAGGGGTTTCGATGAGGCAAAAGTTGACATGATCATCGTGGAAGGCGTGGAAACAAAGGGCATTGGGCTAGCTATAATGGATAGGTTGGAGAGGGCAGCAGGTTATAGGGTCCTCAGAGTTTGA
- a CDS encoding DUF192 domain-containing protein, with translation MKNHHKILIGILALVTLAVLIIGCISDQPPEVSKQNQVCIKGTCFYVELATTPDERARGLMFREHLDPDKGMLFIFEEEGVHPFWMKNTLIPLDIIWISEDKEVVFISKNTQPCEADICPSINPDKKAKYVLEVNGGVSDKIGLRVGDKALIFCNY, from the coding sequence ATGAAAAATCATCACAAGATTTTAATCGGTATATTGGCACTTGTAACCTTAGCAGTTTTAATTATTGGGTGCATCAGCGATCAACCCCCAGAAGTCTCCAAACAAAACCAGGTCTGTATAAAAGGTACTTGCTTCTATGTTGAACTGGCCACAACTCCTGACGAACGAGCTCGTGGTTTAATGTTCAGAGAACATCTTGATCCAGACAAAGGCATGCTTTTCATCTTTGAAGAAGAAGGAGTGCACCCCTTCTGGATGAAGAATACCCTGATCCCCCTGGACATAATCTGGATCAGTGAAGACAAAGAGGTTGTTTTTATCAGCAAGAACACTCAACCTTGCGAAGCGGATATTTGTCCCAGCATAAACCCTGATAAAAAGGCAAAATATGTCCTGGAAGTAAACGGGGGTGTTTCAGATAAGATTGGGCTGAGAGTGGGTGATAAAGCATTGATATTTTGCAATTATTAA
- a CDS encoding EVE domain-containing protein yields the protein MAYHIFLTGENNFRTCVEKGVYGGVQSSGSVRSGPMNADVISGFWGIKPDDFVFFYVKNRGIYGLWRVNKRPFYDKTDIWHNPSQAYPYRVCLEPALREFAKPVDLSDILDLRDKGKIWTFDLGIMAKKNHFSITTAEGKEIIRLLLRNNPVYNPPYKLPDPYFTLNPKPLPLILECNNQGHLRYEGYLNAWFMKSFTEGKLKEIIGDYDDFINYVPTSFNKVMDIFLTHVTTIDSLKILYKFTCMELKTGKVSEADLNQIIKYENWLIRKLADGDSGMVQSILVGFDFDKEVLQYRDKRKSIEEKTVRLIQYRVDEENIFLKEI from the coding sequence ATGGCTTATCACATATTTCTAACAGGGGAAAATAATTTTAGAACATGTGTTGAGAAAGGGGTTTATGGGGGTGTTCAGAGTAGTGGATCTGTTAGGTCTGGACCAATGAACGCTGATGTAATCTCTGGTTTTTGGGGAATTAAGCCAGATGATTTTGTTTTCTTTTATGTTAAAAACAGAGGCATATACGGCTTATGGAGAGTTAATAAAAGACCTTTTTATGATAAAACAGACATCTGGCATAACCCAAGCCAAGCATATCCTTACAGAGTTTGCCTGGAGCCAGCCCTGAGAGAATTTGCTAAACCCGTAGATTTAAGTGACATATTAGATCTGCGAGATAAGGGAAAGATTTGGACTTTTGATCTGGGAATTATGGCAAAGAAAAATCATTTTTCCATTACTACCGCAGAAGGAAAGGAAATAATACGACTTTTATTGAGGAATAATCCAGTATATAACCCGCCTTATAAGCTCCCCGATCCTTATTTTACTCTCAATCCTAAACCATTGCCATTGATTTTGGAGTGCAATAATCAAGGTCACCTTAGATATGAGGGATATCTCAATGCATGGTTTATGAAATCTTTTACTGAGGGCAAGCTCAAAGAAATCATAGGTGATTACGATGATTTCATAAATTACGTTCCAACCTCATTCAACAAAGTAATGGATATTTTTCTTACACATGTAACTACGATAGATTCTTTGAAGATACTTTACAAATTTACCTGCATGGAACTGAAGACGGGAAAAGTCTCAGAGGCGGATCTTAACCAAATTATCAAGTATGAAAATTGGTTGATTAGAAAACTTGCGGATGGGGATTCTGGGATGGTACAAAGTATTCTTGTTGGCTTTGATTTTGACAAAGAAGTTTTACAGTACCGAGATAAAAGAAAAAGCATTGAGGAAAAAACGGTGAGACTAATTCAATATAGGGTAGACGAAGAAAACATTTTTTTAAAGGAAATATAA
- a CDS encoding GNAT family N-acetyltransferase, with the protein MKIGILYNLVEEGQLQRGMPADIVAENEVLDAVSAVKASLENAGHEALLLRVSSELLGELNELDLDMVFNLAEGLGGDTSAESKIAALLELLKIPYTGSNSRTLAICRDKFITKNILVSHGILTPAYQLILEPNEPIHAELSYPLIVKPVGEDASIGVGPDSVVYDEAHLRRKISHILEVYLQPALVEEFIDGRELNVALLGSGETARALPLSEIVFNLPPREERVVSYEAKWIENSKWYEGTCRSCPAELDPDTAARVKDLALKAYRAVGCFGYGRVDIRLREGIPYVLEVNPNPCLSPCHSGFVASIEADGMTFGQLVDIILRSAIERGRLKERPSDNKSELIKTKNLTMRPVKLCDVDILLSWFNDAENLRFMDDSGQISREYLERELMKPSSDFDFIVSLGDKPIGFASVYNVDGKNMRGEISILIGEREFQGRGYGSEIIMALLHFAFEKLRLHSLFASATVLNKSPQRILAKAGFRKIGTRREYHRYEGEFLDEIFFDITEGDYKAMLSQSKTG; encoded by the coding sequence ATGAAGATTGGGATATTGTACAACCTTGTTGAAGAGGGCCAACTCCAAAGAGGAATGCCTGCCGACATTGTGGCTGAAAACGAGGTGCTTGACGCGGTCTCGGCTGTGAAAGCCTCCCTTGAAAATGCAGGTCATGAGGCTTTATTGCTGCGGGTGAGCAGTGAATTACTGGGGGAATTAAACGAGCTGGACCTTGACATGGTCTTCAACCTTGCAGAAGGGCTGGGCGGGGATACGTCGGCCGAGAGTAAGATTGCTGCCCTCCTCGAATTGCTTAAGATACCCTACACAGGCTCAAATTCCCGTACCCTGGCCATATGTCGTGACAAATTCATCACCAAGAACATACTGGTCAGCCATGGGATACTAACGCCAGCTTATCAACTGATCCTGGAACCGAATGAGCCCATCCATGCTGAGCTATCCTATCCGTTAATCGTGAAGCCTGTTGGGGAAGATGCCAGCATAGGTGTAGGGCCTGATTCGGTGGTATATGATGAGGCACACCTGAGAAGGAAGATAAGCCACATCCTTGAGGTGTATCTCCAGCCAGCCCTCGTGGAAGAGTTCATTGATGGGAGGGAGCTGAATGTGGCACTATTGGGATCTGGTGAAACAGCAAGGGCTTTACCCCTTTCTGAGATAGTCTTCAATTTACCTCCCCGGGAAGAGCGGGTGGTCAGCTATGAGGCGAAGTGGATTGAAAATTCGAAATGGTACGAAGGAACGTGCAGAAGCTGCCCTGCAGAGCTTGACCCTGATACAGCGGCGAGAGTGAAGGACTTGGCATTGAAGGCTTACAGGGCGGTGGGTTGCTTTGGATATGGGAGGGTTGACATCCGGCTGAGGGAGGGAATCCCATACGTGCTGGAGGTCAATCCTAACCCGTGTTTAAGCCCCTGCCATAGCGGCTTTGTGGCCTCCATCGAAGCTGATGGAATGACCTTCGGTCAATTAGTTGACATAATCCTCCGATCAGCTATTGAAAGAGGCCGTTTGAAGGAGAGACCCTCAGACAACAAAAGCGAGTTAATCAAGACGAAGAACCTGACCATGAGGCCTGTGAAGCTATGTGATGTCGACATTCTGCTGAGTTGGTTCAACGACGCTGAAAACCTCAGATTTATGGACGACTCCGGCCAAATCTCACGGGAATATCTGGAGCGAGAACTGATGAAACCCTCTAGCGACTTTGATTTCATCGTCTCGTTGGGTGATAAGCCCATCGGTTTCGCCTCGGTGTACAATGTGGATGGAAAAAACATGAGGGGTGAGATATCCATCCTCATAGGGGAAAGGGAGTTCCAGGGCAGGGGGTATGGATCGGAGATTATTATGGCTCTCTTGCATTTTGCCTTCGAAAAACTCAGGCTGCACTCTCTCTTTGCTTCTGCGACCGTGTTAAACAAAAGCCCACAACGGATTTTGGCCAAGGCAGGGTTCAGGAAGATCGGCACGCGTAGGGAATATCACAGGTACGAAGGTGAATTTTTGGACGAAATATTCTTCGACATCACAGAAGGGGATTACAAAGCGATGTTATCGCAATCCAAAACGGGATGA